Proteins encoded together in one Shewanella acanthi window:
- a CDS encoding lysophospholipid acyltransferase family protein yields the protein MFTYLSRWILKITGWRFDGELPNQNKYIVIVAPHTSNWDFIIGVLARGALNTRIHFLGKHQLFIPPWGWFFRAIGGSPVDRRKNNNLVDSAVQLFETEPNYKLALAPEGTRSQVTRWKSGFYHIAHKADVPIVCVGLDFSRKAIVIRAPLAASGNIAQDMAVILDFHRSIKGRHPKLIPDFATTTPPQETAQSD from the coding sequence ATGTTTACTTATTTATCTCGTTGGATACTCAAAATCACAGGCTGGCGGTTTGATGGAGAGCTGCCCAACCAAAACAAATACATAGTGATTGTGGCGCCGCACACCAGTAACTGGGACTTTATTATTGGAGTGCTTGCCCGCGGGGCATTAAATACGCGAATTCATTTCCTCGGTAAACATCAATTGTTTATCCCGCCATGGGGCTGGTTCTTTCGCGCGATTGGCGGCAGCCCAGTGGATAGGCGCAAAAACAATAACTTGGTCGATTCGGCAGTGCAGTTATTCGAGACTGAGCCTAATTATAAACTGGCTCTCGCCCCCGAAGGCACCCGCAGCCAAGTGACTCGCTGGAAGAGCGGTTTCTACCACATAGCCCACAAAGCCGACGTGCCAATTGTCTGTGTTGGACTCGATTTCAGTCGTAAAGCCATTGTCATACGCGCCCCCTTAGCCGCATCAGGCAACATAGCGCAGGATATGGCGGTGATACTCGATTTTCACCGTAGCATCAAAGGACGACATCCAAAGCTGATTCCTGATTTTGCCACGACAACTCCCCCTCAAGAAACCGCGCAGAGTGACTAA
- a CDS encoding YybH family protein: MLQSGWMNKSLFQIFILLFLLVGSPAKAVPTDEIMNMLKEQENAWNRGDIDAFMQGYWQSEQLRFVSNGKFRNGWDETLAAYKKNYPDRATLGELKFTIKDIRMLSNYAAVVVGRWDLRRAKDAPTGVFTLLIEKIEDRWVITIDHSSD, from the coding sequence ATGCTGCAATCAGGATGGATGAATAAATCCCTTTTTCAAATTTTTATCTTATTGTTTTTATTGGTTGGTAGTCCGGCTAAAGCGGTACCCACCGATGAAATAATGAATATGTTAAAGGAGCAGGAAAACGCTTGGAATCGGGGCGACATCGATGCCTTTATGCAGGGGTATTGGCAGAGTGAGCAGTTAAGGTTCGTCTCTAACGGTAAGTTTCGCAACGGATGGGATGAAACCTTAGCTGCCTATAAGAAAAATTACCCCGATAGGGCGACGCTTGGCGAGCTGAAATTCACGATTAAAGATATCAGAATGTTGAGTAACTATGCCGCAGTGGTTGTAGGGCGTTGGGATTTGCGCCGTGCTAAGGATGCCCCCACAGGTGTTTTTACTCTTTTGATCGAAAAAATTGAAGATCGCTGGGTCATTACTATCGACCACAGTTCGGATTAA
- a CDS encoding NRDE family protein, with amino-acid sequence MCILFVALNTHPQYPLVICANRDEFHHRPTEPAQFWPPERNILAGKDLQAGGSWFGVNKQGQIAGLTNLRVPQKPQQAVRSRGELIVQALSSGSLICPNWLIEHSSDYQPFNLVFGQGTHLYCFNSLSQETVKLDDGCHAISNGALDDIWPKMAKGQQALQQLVLSAQPLDIPSLIKLMQDDTLPQDSELPNTGVGLEWERRLAAIYIRHADYGTRSTSIMLQDTNGTIHFTEVRYDGKGRCLGQQDFHFPITPELPPKCLTETSAN; translated from the coding sequence ATGTGCATTCTGTTTGTTGCCCTGAATACGCATCCCCAGTACCCCTTGGTGATCTGCGCCAATCGCGACGAATTTCATCATCGTCCCACTGAACCTGCGCAATTCTGGCCACCAGAACGTAATATTTTGGCGGGTAAAGATCTTCAGGCAGGCGGCAGCTGGTTTGGGGTAAATAAACAGGGGCAAATAGCCGGGCTCACCAATCTTCGGGTGCCACAAAAACCACAGCAAGCCGTGCGCAGCAGAGGTGAGTTAATTGTTCAGGCGCTCAGTTCAGGGTCGCTGATATGCCCTAACTGGCTTATTGAACACAGTAGCGACTACCAGCCCTTCAACTTGGTATTCGGCCAAGGAACTCATCTATATTGCTTCAATAGTCTTTCCCAAGAAACGGTCAAACTCGACGATGGCTGTCATGCGATAAGCAACGGCGCCCTCGATGATATTTGGCCGAAGATGGCCAAGGGACAACAGGCGCTACAGCAGCTAGTTCTCAGCGCGCAACCGTTGGATATTCCCTCACTGATTAAGTTAATGCAGGATGACACCCTGCCGCAGGATAGCGAATTACCCAACACGGGCGTTGGACTAGAATGGGAGCGGCGCTTGGCGGCAATTTATATTCGCCATGCCGACTACGGTACTCGCTCCACCAGCATCATGCTGCAGGACACTAATGGCACCATCCATTTCACCGAGGTCAGATACGATGGCAAGGGCAGATGCCTTGGCCAGCAAGATTTCCACTTCCCCATAACTCCCGAATTGCCGCCAAAGTGTTTAACTGAGACTAGCGCCAATTAA
- a CDS encoding metal transporter — protein MLYLLASCIALLIGPLFYRYFSSGSGLQKGLDGFIFVSLGGLVLIHILPELLEHGGLLAIIFVILGLWGPTASERLFHRYSEITHNLTLTLGIGGLLLHTITDGGAMVLAQQDGNSSLLALGVILHRLPVGLAIWWLLKPQVGTRWASVVLVAMMLLTSVGFFAGEQLLSQLSLDNTVYLQAFVTGSILHVVLHQPHGQQDAHQGQYEYQAGIGSLLGLGLLMVLLLMDSGGHEHAHHDHSTDQLLTWLMTIAPVLLLSYAIAALRFKLGLTPQDEGLGRRWFQRLVGPEALVLTTLLLGPWLALFQLLVGFILSAYLSQARVEITDPHPKLPIHALRFGFAQIVDRSAPWILLSLVLVNLIGHPSVPLSNPFLQIGVLLLVFLPMRFCNLGAAVLSLALAYSGWSTLAIILPLIAAPVLNIAQLKLMNWTQRGILLAVIVFSLTAAQRLPMWFSLISLPEAINLVALLLLSGLFAASLLRLGPRKFLRRLMVVKQPHKHGHEHSHGHSHSHAHSHNQAHAHTANHSHKHAHGKHDADKHSH, from the coding sequence ATGCTCTATCTTCTTGCTAGTTGTATTGCACTCCTTATCGGGCCACTGTTTTATCGCTACTTCTCCTCGGGTAGCGGTCTACAGAAGGGACTCGATGGCTTTATCTTCGTCTCTCTAGGCGGATTAGTGCTGATCCATATTCTTCCTGAGTTGTTAGAACACGGAGGGTTACTGGCGATTATTTTCGTGATTTTAGGCCTGTGGGGGCCGACTGCCAGCGAACGCTTATTTCACCGCTACTCAGAAATTACCCATAACCTCACCTTAACCCTTGGGATAGGCGGCCTATTGCTGCACACCATCACAGATGGCGGTGCTATGGTATTGGCACAACAGGACGGTAACTCCAGCCTCCTTGCCCTTGGTGTCATCCTACATCGTCTGCCGGTAGGTTTAGCCATTTGGTGGCTGCTCAAACCTCAAGTCGGCACTCGCTGGGCGAGTGTAGTGCTGGTCGCTATGATGCTGCTGACCAGCGTTGGCTTCTTCGCGGGTGAGCAACTGCTATCTCAACTCAGCCTCGATAACACAGTTTATCTACAAGCCTTTGTCACTGGCTCAATTTTACATGTGGTATTACACCAACCCCATGGCCAACAAGATGCTCACCAAGGCCAATATGAATATCAAGCTGGGATTGGTAGTCTACTAGGACTTGGTCTTTTGATGGTGCTGTTACTTATGGATTCGGGCGGACATGAACATGCTCACCACGACCACAGTACCGACCAACTGCTAACTTGGTTGATGACAATTGCGCCGGTATTGTTGCTTAGCTATGCCATAGCTGCGCTGCGCTTTAAACTCGGGCTCACACCGCAGGACGAAGGTCTTGGCCGTCGCTGGTTCCAGCGCTTAGTCGGGCCAGAGGCGCTGGTGCTGACAACATTATTACTTGGCCCTTGGTTAGCACTATTTCAATTGCTGGTTGGGTTTATCCTTAGCGCCTATTTGAGTCAGGCGAGAGTCGAAATCACTGACCCCCACCCTAAACTGCCTATCCATGCACTGCGTTTTGGTTTTGCCCAGATAGTGGATCGCAGTGCACCCTGGATTTTGCTCAGTCTAGTACTAGTAAACTTAATTGGGCACCCGTCTGTGCCATTAAGCAATCCTTTCCTGCAAATTGGGGTATTGCTACTGGTATTTTTACCTATGCGATTCTGCAACTTAGGTGCTGCAGTGTTATCTTTAGCGCTGGCCTATAGTGGTTGGAGTACACTAGCCATCATTTTACCGCTGATAGCTGCTCCTGTGCTCAACATCGCCCAACTTAAGTTGATGAACTGGACTCAGCGGGGAATTTTACTTGCTGTTATAGTGTTCTCACTGACTGCAGCACAAAGGCTGCCTATGTGGTTCTCCCTGATTAGCCTGCCAGAAGCCATTAATTTGGTTGCGCTTTTATTATTGTCTGGTCTCTTTGCGGCCAGTTTGTTACGCCTTGGGCCCCGCAAGTTTTTACGCCGCCTGATGGTAGTCAAACAACCCCATAAACATGGTCATGAGCACAGCCATGGACACTCACATAGCCATGCTCATTCGCATAACCAGGCTCATGCCCACACAGCAAATCATAGCCACAAGCATGCTCATGGTAAGCATGATGCGGATAAACACTCGCACTAA
- a CDS encoding YhgN family NAAT transporter, protein MDIFSAAVMLFLIMDPLGNLPIFASILRHIDPKKRRTVLIRELCFALIIMLGFLYAGEAILSFLNLRSESVSIAGGIILFLIAIRMIFPQPGGVVGLAAGEEPFIVPMAIPLMAGPSILASLILLAHTDSSRMADWTIALVSAWAVSAIILMFYKPFTRMLGEKGLTAVERLMGMVLVMISVQMFLDGISNYLKTAG, encoded by the coding sequence ATGGACATTTTTTCTGCTGCAGTGATGTTATTTTTGATTATGGATCCCTTAGGTAATTTACCTATTTTCGCGTCCATATTACGGCATATAGATCCGAAAAAACGTCGAACGGTATTAATTCGTGAGCTGTGTTTTGCCCTTATTATCATGCTAGGCTTTTTATATGCAGGCGAAGCAATATTAAGTTTCTTAAATCTGCGTTCAGAATCAGTCAGTATTGCTGGCGGGATTATATTGTTTTTGATTGCAATAAGGATGATTTTCCCACAGCCTGGCGGTGTGGTGGGACTCGCTGCGGGAGAAGAACCCTTTATCGTGCCTATGGCTATTCCCTTGATGGCTGGGCCTTCGATTTTGGCGTCTTTGATTTTGCTTGCCCATACCGACAGCAGCCGGATGGCTGATTGGACTATAGCGTTAGTTTCAGCCTGGGCTGTGAGCGCGATAATTTTGATGTTCTATAAACCTTTTACCCGTATGTTGGGTGAGAAGGGATTAACAGCAGTAGAGCGTCTCATGGGGATGGTGTTAGTCATGATATCAGTGCAAATGTTCTTAGATGGTATTTCTAACTATCTGAAAACAGCTGGCTAA
- a CDS encoding immune inhibitor A domain-containing protein yields the protein MGCKAKNSVIGYGLFLSFLCSVCYAESSSAPVDVGVINKERILYWLTERGEVAADANESAKQAAVEAYIQRAHRQQLKMPRLVVEAEHRRLSKIKPTKKMLAPSSAQLVDADIKTTVKVLSVLIDFPNLRHNNNGLTASDTNMYYSSYPASHYQGLLFSTTGFEGPQGQTLDSVYQYYQAVSGQTFTFSGTVKGWYTSSQNAEYYGANDGEVGSDTLVTELVKEALSQAVLSMSASELATYDVEDPYDLNNNGNYEEPDGILDHVMIFHSSIGEEAGGGKLGADAIWSHRYFVDQETEGYSIPGTNLKLFGYTIQPIDAATGVCTHEFGHDLGLPDEYDTSFNSDQDGSPVGQWSLMSSGSWAGNIPGSKPSGFSPYARSYLQEKFKGKWLNEREIGLETIPKSGMTVTLNQASDQEVVNQVSIPLPGAPISFKKPYQGSYQYYSDQGNMLNNRMEFNVTLPAAGADKILLNMKASWAIETDYDYMQVKVDQTAIRGNFTKSSNIRNSAKHILTGNSSSITGAEGADKWVNLIYDLSAYAGQSVTIEFNYVTDEGWIESGIVLDNINIMQGTTVIFADDAETKDTITLDGFSRITDQRPGAKSRYIIQLRSHNGVDAGLQYEGYEPGVLMWLENFGFYDNNSSEHPGYGLIGVIDADQNLIGNRSTEIQIRDAAFSTVRQSAYNGDSNLNAVSLFDDSFDYSAPLQPQSGMVLQELGLSMEVLSQASDNSTAMIRLVNSSADSGATALSAAIDSSKANLTLTVSAIAEGGQSGYRYLWDFGDGSTSTSMSATHTYANSGSYTVTLTVTDAAGATATTSVAVTFVSSATTGADISDSGGSGGGGLSLLCLGLLGAVGWRRQRRAA from the coding sequence ATGGGATGTAAAGCTAAAAATAGTGTCATTGGATATGGATTGTTCTTAAGTTTTCTTTGTAGCGTTTGTTACGCTGAGTCTAGCTCTGCACCTGTAGACGTTGGGGTTATCAATAAAGAGCGAATTCTTTACTGGCTAACTGAGCGGGGTGAAGTGGCCGCTGATGCCAACGAAAGCGCTAAACAAGCTGCCGTTGAGGCTTATATACAGCGGGCTCATCGGCAGCAGCTGAAAATGCCTCGGCTAGTGGTTGAAGCGGAGCATCGTCGTCTTTCTAAAATCAAACCTACTAAGAAAATGCTTGCCCCATCTTCGGCTCAATTGGTGGATGCGGATATCAAGACAACTGTCAAGGTACTGTCCGTTCTTATCGATTTTCCTAACCTGCGTCACAACAATAATGGATTAACGGCAAGTGATACCAACATGTATTACTCAAGTTACCCAGCTTCTCATTATCAAGGTTTACTTTTTTCTACTACTGGCTTCGAGGGGCCGCAAGGGCAGACTCTCGATTCCGTTTATCAATACTATCAAGCCGTGTCGGGACAAACCTTTACCTTTTCTGGCACAGTGAAAGGTTGGTATACCTCGAGCCAAAATGCCGAATACTATGGTGCTAACGATGGCGAAGTAGGATCGGATACTTTAGTTACCGAATTAGTAAAAGAGGCCCTAAGTCAGGCCGTATTGAGTATGTCGGCGAGTGAACTGGCGACATACGATGTAGAAGATCCCTATGATTTGAACAACAACGGCAATTATGAGGAGCCTGATGGGATCCTCGACCATGTGATGATTTTTCACTCTAGTATTGGTGAAGAGGCGGGTGGCGGTAAGTTGGGGGCCGATGCTATTTGGTCACACCGTTATTTTGTTGATCAAGAAACAGAGGGATATAGCATTCCTGGCACAAATTTAAAGCTGTTCGGTTACACCATACAGCCTATTGATGCAGCTACTGGGGTTTGTACCCATGAATTCGGTCATGATCTTGGTTTACCCGATGAGTACGATACTTCGTTTAACAGCGATCAAGATGGTTCACCGGTTGGACAGTGGTCTTTGATGTCTAGCGGCAGTTGGGCTGGAAATATTCCCGGTTCTAAACCTAGCGGTTTTAGCCCTTACGCTCGTTCCTATTTACAGGAAAAATTTAAGGGTAAATGGTTAAATGAGCGTGAAATTGGGTTAGAGACTATTCCAAAATCGGGCATGACTGTCACCTTGAACCAAGCGAGCGATCAAGAGGTCGTCAATCAGGTTTCTATTCCGCTACCCGGCGCGCCTATTAGCTTCAAAAAACCCTATCAGGGCAGTTACCAATACTATTCTGATCAGGGCAATATGTTGAATAATCGCATGGAGTTTAATGTAACCTTGCCCGCCGCAGGTGCAGATAAAATTCTACTGAATATGAAAGCTAGTTGGGCGATTGAAACCGATTACGATTATATGCAGGTTAAAGTCGATCAGACCGCAATAAGAGGAAACTTCACTAAATCGAGCAATATTCGTAACTCCGCTAAGCACATTCTCACGGGGAACTCCTCCAGCATTACGGGCGCAGAGGGGGCGGATAAGTGGGTTAATTTGATTTATGACCTGTCCGCCTACGCAGGACAAAGCGTAACTATTGAATTTAACTATGTGACGGATGAAGGCTGGATTGAGTCGGGAATCGTCTTAGACAATATCAACATTATGCAGGGGACTACGGTAATTTTCGCCGATGATGCTGAGACAAAAGATACTATAACCCTTGATGGATTTAGCCGAATCACCGACCAACGACCAGGTGCTAAGTCACGCTATATTATTCAACTTCGAAGTCATAATGGTGTCGACGCAGGGCTGCAATATGAAGGTTATGAGCCAGGTGTGTTGATGTGGTTAGAGAATTTTGGTTTTTACGACAATAATTCGTCTGAACATCCAGGCTATGGCTTAATCGGGGTGATTGATGCGGACCAGAATCTGATTGGTAATCGCTCTACAGAAATTCAGATCCGCGATGCCGCTTTTAGCACTGTCAGACAATCCGCTTACAATGGTGATAGCAACCTCAATGCCGTAAGTTTATTTGATGATAGTTTTGATTACAGTGCACCGTTGCAGCCACAGTCGGGCATGGTTTTACAGGAATTAGGTCTGTCGATGGAGGTGCTTTCACAGGCGAGTGATAACAGTACAGCCATGATCCGTTTGGTTAACTCCAGCGCCGACTCGGGAGCTACGGCATTAAGCGCGGCAATTGATTCTTCCAAAGCAAATCTCACCCTGACAGTGTCGGCAATTGCTGAAGGTGGGCAAAGTGGTTACCGCTATTTGTGGGACTTTGGAGATGGCTCGACGAGTACCTCAATGTCTGCAACACACACTTATGCTAATTCAGGTTCTTATACCGTCACTTTAACCGTGACTGATGCTGCTGGCGCCACCGCAACTACGAGTGTGGCTGTGACCTTTGTGTCCTCTGCTACAACCGGGGCTGATATCTCGGATAGTGGTGGCAGCGGTGGGGGCGGGCTCAGTTTATTGTGCCTAGGTCTCTTAGGTGCCGTTGGTTGGCGACGTCAGCGCCGAGCTGCTTAA
- a CDS encoding chorismate--pyruvate lyase family protein: MKVTSLSFPYGESIQWIAAENANFLPSNPLREWLLAPGSLTQKLKNCCHDFEVRVLGEGLHFPLEGEYPQHQQVWVREVLLCLDGIPWVFARTLIPPALMSQRQADFLGLGTRPLGELLYSQDKFLPGRIEVAHFALSSRLAQLANSLDQPVNEDLWGRRRYFHYGHEEMFVSEMFLPAAVQAIARAVV, translated from the coding sequence ATGAAAGTGACCAGCTTAAGCTTTCCCTATGGTGAATCTATTCAATGGATTGCTGCAGAAAATGCCAACTTTCTGCCCAGCAATCCACTGAGAGAATGGTTACTCGCTCCTGGAAGCCTAACGCAGAAACTGAAAAACTGCTGCCATGATTTTGAAGTGAGAGTCTTGGGTGAAGGATTACACTTTCCCCTTGAAGGTGAATATCCGCAGCACCAACAGGTTTGGGTACGCGAAGTCTTGCTCTGCCTTGATGGCATTCCTTGGGTGTTTGCCCGCACGTTGATCCCGCCAGCGTTAATGTCGCAGCGCCAAGCAGACTTTCTCGGACTAGGCACTCGGCCATTAGGAGAGCTGCTTTACAGTCAGGATAAATTCCTCCCTGGCAGAATTGAAGTTGCACACTTTGCCTTGAGTAGCCGTCTTGCCCAACTGGCAAACAGCCTAGATCAGCCGGTAAACGAAGATCTTTGGGGGCGTCGTCGATATTTCCACTATGGCCACGAAGAAATGTTCGTCAGTGAAATGTTTCTACCAGCGGCGGTTCAAGCCATTGCCCGAGCAGTAGTTTAG
- a CDS encoding flagellar basal body-associated protein FliL, with product MKKLLSLCLILFGFVFNSFAADEKETTPATDETPKSEYGYFALEPEIVTNYISNRKKLGFVKLSVELMVKNQEDLVTLELHDPLLRAAIIEVLGNQAEEKVKSLTGREEIRRECFDVVNKLLTQEAGKALVVNLLFTSYLYD from the coding sequence ATGAAAAAATTATTATCTTTATGCCTAATTTTATTCGGTTTTGTGTTTAATAGTTTTGCGGCTGATGAGAAGGAAACGACGCCTGCGACTGATGAGACGCCAAAGAGCGAGTACGGCTATTTTGCCCTCGAACCAGAGATAGTGACCAATTACATATCTAATCGTAAAAAATTAGGATTCGTAAAACTCAGTGTCGAGTTAATGGTTAAAAATCAAGAAGATCTCGTCACATTAGAATTACATGATCCCTTGCTACGCGCCGCGATTATTGAGGTTTTAGGTAATCAAGCGGAGGAAAAGGTTAAGTCGCTCACAGGCCGTGAAGAAATTCGCCGTGAATGCTTTGATGTGGTCAATAAGCTGCTAACCCAAGAGGCGGGTAAAGCCTTAGTGGTAAACCTGCTGTTTACTTCATATCTTT